The following are encoded in a window of Candidatus Hydrogenedentota bacterium genomic DNA:
- a CDS encoding PDZ domain-containing protein: MLLDLSIPQTVIAREVADYLGLDTTSGASTNTRKVLLDSFRCGERPAVASECVVMDLAPLCGLLGATVAGIVNPRVFGPEIDLDLGRGAFRIRKADAAVLKDDHDPRIVKITRVDDRISVPVLLEGTTVRSAVLDTTFGGTIAIPESLLAELGIVLGNIPKLAVRSAPGEVDDSVGRVQIRLKSVRVGTAEIRHPLCAIEPGQHPIRIGAGFLRHVHATIHFDQGWLRLEPHSPSPPSDGPIIGCGLGLASFHNGLWTLWIALNSPADRAGIPPGSTLISVNGKDMEGASHAEAFAALPSEEGKEAEIVISHGKEVQTVTLKAETLL; encoded by the coding sequence ATGCTCTTGGATCTTTCCATTCCACAAACGGTGATCGCGCGTGAAGTCGCCGATTACCTTGGCCTCGATACAACTTCCGGCGCATCCACCAATACACGCAAAGTTCTTCTCGATTCTTTTCGCTGCGGAGAACGCCCGGCCGTTGCCAGCGAATGCGTCGTCATGGATCTCGCCCCGTTATGCGGCCTGTTGGGAGCGACCGTGGCCGGTATCGTCAATCCACGGGTGTTCGGCCCGGAAATTGACCTGGATCTAGGCCGCGGCGCTTTTAGAATCCGTAAGGCCGACGCCGCGGTCCTGAAGGATGATCATGACCCGCGAATTGTCAAAATAACCCGCGTGGATGACAGAATCTCCGTTCCCGTGCTCCTGGAAGGAACGACGGTGCGATCCGCCGTGCTCGACACCACATTCGGCGGGACAATCGCCATCCCGGAATCACTTTTGGCCGAACTGGGCATCGTACTTGGAAATATACCTAAACTGGCGGTGCGATCCGCACCGGGTGAAGTTGACGATTCCGTTGGACGTGTCCAAATCCGTCTGAAAAGCGTGCGTGTGGGCACTGCGGAAATCCGCCATCCCCTATGCGCCATCGAACCCGGCCAACATCCCATCCGAATCGGCGCCGGTTTCTTGAGACATGTCCACGCCACAATCCACTTCGATCAAGGATGGCTCCGTCTTGAGCCGCATTCCCCTTCCCCCCCGTCCGATGGGCCCATCATCGGCTGCGGACTGGGCCTTGCATCGTTCCACAACGGCCTTTGGACGCTCTGGATTGCACTGAATTCGCCCGCCGACCGTGCAGGCATCCCACCGGGATCCACGCTTATCTCCGTCAACGGCAAGGACATGGAAGGGGCTTCCCATGCCGAGGCATTCGCCGCGCTGCCTTCGGAGGAAGGCAAGGAGGCGGAAATCGTCATTTCTCACGGCAAGGAAGTCCAAACCGTCACCTTGAAGGCTGAAACACTGCTGTAA